A stretch of the Quercus lobata isolate SW786 unplaced genomic scaffold, ValleyOak3.0 Primary Assembly Scq3eQI_2004, whole genome shotgun sequence genome encodes the following:
- the LOC115973115 gene encoding mitochondrial uncoupling protein 2-like isoform X3, giving the protein MFHVLFLRCDSLPLQLPMADLKPVIEISFAEIFLCSAFAACFAEFCTLPLDTAKVRLQLQKKAAAAGVDGVGFPKYRGLLGTMATIAREEGLSALWKGLIPGLQRQCLYGGLRIGLYGPVKRYLVGSEFIGEIPLYHKILAAFLTGAIAIIVANPTDLVKVRLQAEGKLPAGVPRRYSGAWDAYFTIVKQEGLGALWTGLGPNVARNAIVNAAELASYDQVKQMILNIPGFMDNILTHLLAGLGAGFFAVCIGSPVDVALTRLC; this is encoded by the exons ATGTTTCACGTGCTCTTCCTTCGTTGTGACTCATTA CCTTTGCAGCTTCCAATGGCAGATCTCAAGCCTGTGATCGAGATTTCTTTCGCTGAAATATTCCTGTGCAGCGCTTTCGCGGCTTGTTTTGCCGAG tTCTGTACCCTTCCTTTGGACACTGCTAAAGTCAGGCTTCAGCTTCAAAAGAAAGCAGCAGCAGCTGGGGTGGATGGAGTGGGTTTTCCCAAATATAGAGGCTTGTTGGGTACTATGGCCACCATTGCCAGGGAAGAAGGTTTGTCGGCACTTTGGAAAGGCCTTATTCCAGGATTACAACGCCAGTGTCTTTATGGAGGCTTACGGATTGGCTTATATGGTCCT GTCAAAAGATATCTAGTTGGCAGCGAATTTATTGGAGAAATTCCTTTATACCACAAAATACTTGCTGCTTTTTTAACAG GTGCTATAGCAATTATTGTGGCTAATCCAACTGATCTTGTCAAAGTTCGGCTTCAAGCAGAAGGAAAATTGCCAGCTGGCGTGCCTAGGCGTTATTCTGGAGCTTGGGATGCTTATTTCACCATAGTGAAGCAG GAAGGTTTAGGGGCACTGTGGACTGGCCTTGGCCCCAATGTAGCAAGAAATGCTATAGTAAATGCTGCTGAACTAGCCAGTTATGACCAAGTGAAACAG ATGATTTTGAACATTCCAGGGTTCATGGATAATATCTTAACTCATCTGCTAGCTGGTCTAGGTGCAGGTTTCTTTGCTGTCTGTATTGGTTCTCCTGTTGATGTG GCTTTAACGCGGCTGTGCTAG